One genomic region from Tigriopus californicus strain San Diego chromosome 4, Tcal_SD_v2.1, whole genome shotgun sequence encodes:
- the LOC131879582 gene encoding uncharacterized protein LOC131879582 produces the protein MSHQHPHHRDQNRPNHPNVQGNPFARNPVPPQQIHQQEHFDHQPEEQNHHHRQEEESLLLKEPVAVDIESSDNLENGQEYVDQQNEDKYSNESSGPGEVTEPKQQQEYQSHQQTHQPHQYRPHPFVSSRKQEEEKEL, from the coding sequence ATGTCTCATCAGCACCCCCATCACCGGGATCAAAATCGGCCAAACCACCCGAATGTGCAGGGAAATCCATTTGCGAGAAACCCAGTGCCACCTCAGCAAATTCATCaacaagaacattttgatcatcAGCCAGAAGAGcagaaccaccaccaccgtcaagaagaagaaagtttgCTGCTGAAAGAGCCTGTAGCCGTTGATATTGAGTCTAGCGACAACCTTGAAAATGGGCAAGAATATGTTGACCAACAAAATGAGGACAAGTACTCGAATGAAAGTTCTGGCCCTGGCGAAGTCACTGAACCTAAACAACAGCAAGAGTATCAATCGCATCAACAAACGCACCAACCCCACCAATACCGACCTCACCCCTTTGTGAGTTCGAGGaaacaagaagaggaaaaggaacTTTGA
- the LOC131879149 gene encoding uncharacterized protein LOC131879149 isoform X1 produces MLIEPREVIRGNPSEPYALRTLLGWICRGKTDPRIELGLETESRVNHAMVEVPLNEAVSQFYHTESYGAEGKEVEGPSFSIQDQYALKLIKEGTKRLESQTGYEVSLPWIPGEAKPWNNRSQALKRLEGLERKFLRDPKFQEAYVKAMGKTIHEGYARLVPSSELSMEEQGFLPHHGVWKKNGSDVRVVFDSASKYRGKCLNDCLLTGPNLQNELFDVLVRFREHEIALTADIEAMFSRIRVKKEDAAYHRFLWRESSSEEVQVWEMTGVVFGDSCSPCIAINVLHQTVEDAGCEEEIQESK; encoded by the coding sequence ATGCTTATTGAACCCCGGGAAGTAATACGTGGAAATCCGTCAGAACCATACGCCCTCCGAACACTTCTAGGCTGGATTTGCCGTGGCAAAACTGATCCCCGAATTGAACTTGGACTGGAGACAGAGTCCAGGGTGAACCATGCCATGGTGGAAGTTCCTCTAAATGAGGCTGTATCTCAATTCTACCACACAGAGAGTTATGGCGctgaaggaaaagaagttgAGGGCCCATCCTTCAGTATCCAAGATCAATATGCCTTGAAACTCATCAAAGAGGGTACAAAAAGACTGGAATCTCAAACTGGATATGAAGTCAGCCTCCCCTGGATCCCTGGAGAAGCAAAACCATGGAATAATAGGTCGCAAGCTTTAAAAAGGCTCGAGGGTCTGGAGAGGAAGTTCCTCAGGGACCCTAAATTCCAGGAGGCCTACGTGAAGGCAATGGGGAAGACAATTCATGAAGGATATGCAAGGCTAGTCCCATCAAGTGAACTGTCAATGGAGGAGCAAGGCTTTCTTCCCCATCATGGGGtgtggaaaaaaaatggatctgATGTGAGAGTCGTGTTTGACTCAGCATCAAAGTACAGAGGGAAGTGCTTAAACGACTGCCTCTTGACAGGTCCCAACCTACAAAACGAACTCTTTGACGTGCTGGTTAGGTTCAGGGAGCATGAAATAGCCCTAACTGCCGATATTGAAGCCATGTTCAGTAGGATCAGAGTGAAGAAAGAGGATGCTGCCTACCATCGATTTCTGTGGCGTGAGTCCAGTTCCGAGGAGGTTCAGGTCTGGGAAATGACTGGTGTAGTCTTTGGTGATTCATGCTCCCCTTGCATTGCCATAAACGTCCTACATCAGACCGTTGAGGATGCTGGTTGTGAGGAGGAGATCCAGG